A single Xenopus laevis strain J_2021 chromosome 3S, Xenopus_laevis_v10.1, whole genome shotgun sequence DNA region contains:
- the epo.S gene encoding erythropoietin S homeolog precursor, with product MGVTGLLTLLSMLLVSVKLVTCAPYKPVCDKTVLDMFIKEARELETAMDSCNIICQFPEDIMVPETKLNVGEWNKLQTSQQAAEVWNGLVLFTKAVPRITDFISDASLKFQVEKIHSDIRSVVHLFKSLNLQDEAQTSQTEGKTLPVRTFKKLFSVYTNFLRGKLRLLVMAVCREASLPT from the exons ATGGGTGTGACTG GTTTACTTACTCTGCTATCAATGTTGCTCGTTAGTGTGAAGCTCGTTACATGCGCCCCCTACAAGCCTGTCTGTGACAAAACAGTACTGGACATGTTCATTAAAGAAGCCAGAGAATTGGAAACAGCCATG gACTCCTGCAACATTATCTGCCAATTTCCTGAGGATATCATGGTCCCTGAAACAAAACTGAATGTCGGAGAGTGGAATAAATTACAG ACGTCCCAGCAGGCGGCAGAGGTTTGGAACGGTCTCGTCTTATTTACAAAAGCTGTCCCAAGAATTACTGATTTCATCTCCGATGCCAGCCTCAAATTCCAAGTTGAAAAAATCCACAGCGACATCCGCAGTGTTGTGCATTTATTTAAGAGCCTCAACTTGCAG GATGAAGCTCAGACATCACAGACAGAAGGAAAGACACTTCCAGTACGGacattcaaaaaattattttctgtttacaCCAATTTTTTACGAGGTAAATTGAGACTACTAGTGATGGCAGTGTGCCGGGAGGCTAGTCTACCAACGTGA